Proteins encoded by one window of Sciurus carolinensis chromosome 12, mSciCar1.2, whole genome shotgun sequence:
- the Myoc gene encoding myocilin: MPALQMLLLACLVWGTGARTAQLRKANDRSGRCQYTFSVASPSESSCPEQGQAMSAIQELQRDSSTQRADLESAIARLSSLESLLNRLTLGQAAGPQETQGGLQRELGTLRKERDQLETQSRELEVAYSNLLRDKSALEEEKRRLVQENEDLARRLESSSQEVARLSRGQCPQTRDTPRDALPDSREASQWNLDTLTFQELKSELTKVPASQILESPSGRPRSEEGDDGCGELVWVGEPVTLRTAETITGKYGVWMRDPRPAFPHTRETTWRVDTVGTDIHQVFEYSLISQFVQGYPSKVYVLPRALESTGAVVYAGSLYFQGAESRTVIRYELNTEAVKAEKDIPGAGYHGQFPYSWGGYTDIDLAVDETGLWVIYSTEEAKGAIVLSRMNPESLELEQTWETNIRKQSVANAFIICGTLYTVSSYSSADATVNFAYDTGTGVSKTLTIPFKNRYKYSSMIDYNPLERKLFAWDNFNMVTYDIKLSRM, translated from the exons ATGCCTGCTCTCCAGATGCTACTTCTGGCCTGCCTGGTGTGGGGAACGGGGGCCAGGACAGCCCAGCTCCGGAAGGCCAACGATCGCAGTGGCCGATGCCAGTACACCTTCAGTGTGGCCAGCCCCAGTGAATCCAGCTGCCCGGAGCAGGGCCAGGCCATGTCAGCCATCCAGGAGCTACAGAGAGACAGCAGCACCCAGCGTGCAGACCTGGAGTCCGCCATAGCCCGGCTCAGCTCCCTGGAGAGTCTCCTCAACCGACTGACCCTGGGCCAGGCTGCTGGGCCCCAGGAGACCCAGGGGGGGCTGCAGAGAGAGTTGGGCACCCTGAGGAAGGAGCGAGACCAGCTGGAGACCCAATCCAGGGAGCTGGAGGTGGCCTACAGCAACCTCCTCCGAGACAAGTCAGCtctagaggaagagaagaggcGACTGGTGCAGGAGAATGAGGATCTGGCCAGGAGATTGGAAAGCAGCAGCCAAGAAGTAGCCAGGCTGAGTCGGGGCCAATGTCCCCAGACCCGGGACACCCCTCGGGACGCACTGCCAGACTCCAGGGAAG CTTCTCAGTGGAATTTGGACACTCTGACCTTCCAGGAACTGAAGTCGGAGTTGACCAAGGTCCCGGCTTCCCAGATCTTGGAGAGTCCCTCTGGCCGTCCCAGGAGTGAAGAGGGAGATGATG GATGTGGAGAACTGGTTTGGGTAGGAGAGCCTGTCACCCTGAGGACCGCGGAAACAATCACGGGCAAGTACGGAGTGTGGATGAGAGACCCCAGGCCCGCCTTCCCGCACACGCGGGAGACCACGTGGAGGGTGGACACCGTGGGCACAGACATCCACCAGGTTTTCGAGTACAGCCTCATCAGCCAGTTCGTGCAGGGCTACCCTTCCAAGGTGTACGTGCTGCCCCGGGCCCTGGAAAGCACGGGCGCGGTGGTGTACGCGGGGAGCCTCTACTTCCAGGGGGCGGAGTCCAGAACCGTGATCAGGTACGAGCTGAACACCGAGGCAGTGAAGGCGGAGAAGGACATCCCTGGAGCCGGCTACCATGGACAGTTCCCGTACTCCTGGGGCGGATACACAGACATCGACTTGGCTGTGGACGAGACCGGCCTGTGGGTCATTTACAGCACCGAGGAGGCCAAAGGAGCCATCGTCCTCTCCAGAATGAACCCAGAGAGCCTGGAGCTTGAACAGACCTGGGAGACCAACATCCGTAAGCAGTCGGTCGCCAACGCCTTCATCATCTGCGGCACCCTGTACACGGTCAGCAGCTATTCCTCGGCCGATGCCACGGTCAACTTTGCTTATGACACAGGCACAGgggtcagcaagaccctgaccatCCCATTCAAGAACCGCTACAAGTACAGCAGCATGATCGACTACAACCCCCTGGAGAGGAAGCTCTTTGCCTGGGACAACTTCAACATGGTAACCTACGACATCAAGCTCTCCAGGATGTGA